One segment of Thermoproteales archaeon DNA contains the following:
- a CDS encoding MBL fold metallo-hydrolase codes for MEEEETIQSYRKITMAIRYEHLKDNVFLLTHPTRYSANTYFIEGDRNLVIIDPGLPDIFPDIASILENYEQIHIIHTHFHYDHIAATPILKKIITESSKKVQILHHEKGVKALETANLVLTLASLFGGMLQPIKVDCQISEGVLEIGRLKLKVLHTPGHTVDSICLSYGDIVFTGDLLFSDGSVGRTDLPTGNAYALHLSLEKLSDLGLKLVAAGHGRPAEIDLGIIKEFII; via the coding sequence ATGGAGGAAGAAGAGACTATACAAAGTTATCGGAAGATAACAATGGCTATCAGATACGAACATCTAAAAGATAACGTTTTCCTACTTACTCATCCAACCCGTTACTCTGCAAATACCTATTTTATCGAGGGCGATAGAAACTTAGTAATTATAGACCCGGGATTACCGGATATTTTCCCTGACATAGCATCTATCCTTGAAAACTACGAACAGATACACATTATTCATACACATTTCCACTACGATCACATAGCCGCTACTCCAATTCTCAAAAAGATAATAACTGAATCGAGTAAAAAAGTTCAAATACTACATCATGAAAAGGGAGTTAAAGCTTTGGAGACTGCCAATCTAGTTTTAACGCTTGCCTCTTTATTTGGCGGCATGTTACAGCCTATAAAAGTGGATTGCCAAATAAGTGAAGGAGTTCTAGAAATAGGTAGATTAAAGCTGAAAGTTTTACACACTCCTGGGCACACAGTAGACAGCATATGCTTGTCTTATGGCGATATAGTATTCACTGGCGATCTGTTATTTTCTGACGGTTCTGTAGGTAGAACAGACTTGCCGACAGGAAACGCTTACGCTTTGCATCTTTCACTAGAGAAGCTATCGGATCTCGGCTTAAAGCTTGTAGCCGCGGGCCATGGTAGACCTGCAGAAATAGATCTTGGAATAATTAAAGAGTTCATAATATAA
- a CDS encoding methyltransferase: MKYEFKPEKGYVFTSHILQVIKKANNGKIKVSLDLGRTKNEIEVKKSSILLPNGCEIDFSKLDSIVRHRNRAYFVREDCDEIFEISLSTREKYYKLLVVAPDTAPTLEISGIHMHRIKKVTPLQDTIEKVKLARMKKKCDVLDICTGLGYTAIYSVKFGAQHVTTIEKDPNVLKIASYNPWSRELENEKIDIFLADASVFLKELDDKSYDRIIHDPPRFAIAGELYSLEFYKHLYRVLKPGGVLFHYTGAPGVLKGLKFQAGVASRLRRAGFSQLRILKDFGIVARKI, translated from the coding sequence ATGAAGTATGAGTTCAAGCCTGAGAAAGGATACGTATTCACATCGCATATCCTACAGGTTATCAAAAAGGCAAATAATGGGAAGATTAAGGTTAGTCTCGATCTTGGAAGGACCAAGAATGAGATAGAAGTAAAAAAGAGCAGTATTCTACTACCAAATGGCTGTGAAATAGACTTTTCTAAGCTTGATAGTATAGTTAGGCATAGGAATAGAGCGTACTTTGTCCGGGAGGATTGCGATGAAATTTTTGAAATTTCGCTATCTACTAGGGAAAAATATTACAAACTACTAGTTGTAGCACCTGATACGGCGCCAACGCTGGAAATAAGCGGGATACACATGCACCGCATAAAAAAGGTAACACCGCTCCAGGATACGATCGAAAAGGTAAAACTTGCCAGGATGAAGAAAAAATGCGATGTTTTAGACATTTGCACGGGTCTCGGTTATACCGCCATATACTCTGTAAAGTTTGGGGCTCAGCACGTTACCACGATAGAGAAGGATCCTAACGTACTTAAAATTGCGAGCTATAATCCTTGGTCTCGTGAACTAGAGAATGAGAAAATCGATATTTTTCTAGCTGATGCAAGCGTATTTCTGAAAGAGTTAGACGACAAAAGCTATGATAGAATAATACACGACCCGCCCAGGTTCGCAATTGCTGGTGAATTATATAGTCTAGAATTCTACAAGCATCTATATAGAGTTTTAAAACCTGGCGGAGTTCTATTCCACTATACTGGAGCTCCCGGAGTTTTAAAAGGTTTAAAATTTCAAGCTGGCGTTGCCTCTAGATTGAGAAGAGCCGGATTTTCGCAACTACGCATTTTGAAGGATTTTGGGATAGTAGCTAGAAAAATATAA
- a CDS encoding RimK family alpha-L-glutamate ligase has product MKIGIIHETRCPTTTSRLLLDAIRKLGHEAFYMPFTYLSARIEKNSLVLKIGTQTLNIDGALLRSIGYAPSFEQFAGRLSLFFSLEYGGIYLMNSITSLLYARNKFLTLLKLFKAGIPVPRSLLTENIAEAYRTTKEWRKVVVKPVVGSRGFGQVLVENEDVGYRIYRTCLQFKQFIFLQEFLEKPSRDIRLFVVGDRVVAAMYRYAPPNEWKTNIAQGGKAVPLTPSSGLEELAVKTVNILNMDYAGIDVVECKTGFQVLEVNGSPAFEGIMEATHKDIPREIVKYLIEKIKK; this is encoded by the coding sequence ATGAAGATAGGAATTATCCATGAAACAAGATGTCCAACGACTACTTCCCGTTTATTACTCGATGCTATAAGGAAGCTCGGTCATGAAGCTTTTTACATGCCCTTCACCTACCTCTCCGCAAGAATAGAAAAAAATAGTCTAGTTCTCAAAATTGGTACTCAAACCTTAAACATTGATGGCGCGTTGCTTAGGAGCATTGGTTATGCTCCAAGCTTTGAACAGTTCGCTGGCAGACTATCTCTATTTTTCAGCTTAGAATACGGAGGAATCTATTTAATGAATTCAATAACTAGTTTGTTATACGCCAGAAATAAATTTCTTACACTTTTAAAGCTTTTTAAAGCTGGAATTCCAGTTCCCCGCTCGTTGCTAACGGAAAATATAGCTGAAGCATATAGAACTACAAAAGAATGGCGAAAAGTCGTTGTAAAACCCGTTGTAGGTTCTAGAGGTTTCGGGCAGGTTCTCGTAGAAAACGAGGATGTTGGTTATAGGATATACAGAACATGCTTACAGTTTAAGCAGTTTATTTTTTTACAGGAATTTTTAGAAAAACCTTCTAGAGATATAAGATTGTTTGTCGTTGGTGATAGGGTCGTAGCGGCGATGTATAGATACGCCCCGCCCAATGAATGGAAAACAAACATTGCTCAGGGAGGGAAAGCCGTACCTTTGACGCCGTCTTCCGGGCTTGAAGAGCTTGCCGTTAAAACAGTAAATATTTTAAATATGGACTATGCTGGCATCGACGTAGTGGAATGCAAAACGGGATTTCAAGTATTAGAAGTTAATGGTTCTCCAGCCTTTGAAGGCATAATGGAAGCTACTCACAAAGATATCCCAAGAGAAATTGTGAAGTATCTCATAGAAAAAATAAAAAAGTAG
- a CDS encoding MgtC/SapB family protein: MQTIVEEFFVVKWKTIEHVLISFFLGALVGLEREKARLSRPLQREEKEFPGVRSFGITCMFGALISELAFLSLEKELPEIFLYVSLAGLFLFTIILGFYIAYRFFILKVSGITTILALSFTFLIGVLVGTNLILEATAISVFITFILAIKPGIEKFVKGFSYSELLSALEVGIVVFVFSPLLLTDIYDPFFHIFNFRMLYVFFALTLVLSLLSYIAVKAVGSKALTYFAFFGGLVNSEATVINLVRLGAESGEKVKERITAGILIANTSMILRNFILSSSLASVSGGELSINVISHLLLGMLPAILIGYLIALFHGIRLKGEERLTLENPLSFTVAAKAAIVYASIFILIKIFSDFIGSTGTIISAIVGGFINAGATILSIFTLTAINYQNLDVLEASVLLATFSAIMNKILFARMGGADPDLVRRIITYLVALGAPCFLAAIIILFF, translated from the coding sequence ATGCAAACAATAGTTGAGGAATTTTTCGTAGTTAAATGGAAGACTATAGAACACGTACTCATTAGCTTTTTCCTAGGGGCATTAGTCGGGTTGGAAAGGGAGAAAGCTAGACTTTCAAGGCCGCTGCAAAGGGAGGAAAAGGAATTTCCAGGAGTGAGGAGCTTCGGCATAACGTGCATGTTTGGCGCATTGATTTCGGAGCTGGCCTTCCTTTCTTTAGAAAAGGAGCTTCCTGAAATCTTTCTATACGTTTCCCTTGCTGGATTGTTCTTATTCACTATAATCCTAGGATTTTACATAGCCTATAGATTTTTCATTTTAAAAGTTTCGGGAATAACAACTATTCTAGCTTTGTCGTTTACTTTTCTCATAGGAGTTCTAGTGGGTACGAACCTTATTCTGGAAGCTACAGCTATATCTGTGTTCATAACTTTTATTCTGGCTATAAAACCAGGCATAGAAAAGTTTGTTAAAGGCTTTTCTTACAGCGAACTACTTTCCGCATTGGAAGTTGGGATTGTCGTTTTCGTTTTCAGCCCATTGCTTCTAACCGATATATACGATCCATTTTTCCATATTTTCAATTTTAGAATGTTATATGTCTTCTTCGCGCTAACCCTCGTGTTGTCCTTATTAAGCTATATCGCAGTGAAGGCGGTTGGTTCTAAAGCATTAACATACTTTGCTTTCTTCGGAGGATTGGTTAACAGCGAAGCTACGGTTATAAACCTAGTGAGGCTGGGGGCTGAGTCAGGAGAAAAAGTTAAGGAGCGTATTACTGCTGGTATTCTAATAGCGAATACTTCAATGATTTTGAGAAATTTCATTTTATCGTCATCTCTTGCCAGCGTAAGCGGAGGAGAGTTATCCATAAATGTAATATCTCACTTACTACTTGGAATGCTACCAGCAATTTTAATAGGCTATTTAATAGCTCTGTTTCATGGTATTAGACTTAAAGGAGAGGAAAGGCTAACTCTGGAAAATCCATTAAGCTTCACTGTTGCCGCAAAAGCGGCGATAGTCTACGCCAGCATATTTATTTTAATAAAGATATTCTCAGATTTTATCGGAAGTACGGGAACTATAATATCAGCTATAGTTGGAGGTTTCATAAACGCGGGAGCAACTATACTATCTATTTTCACGCTGACTGCTATAAACTACCAGAACTTAGATGTCTTAGAAGCGAGCGTTTTACTTGCTACCTTTTCAGCTATAATGAACAAAATCTTGTTTGCTAGAATGGGAGGCGCCGATCCAGATTTGGTGAGAAGAATCATAACTTATCTAGTTGCCTTGGGAGCACCATGTTTCTTAGCGGCTATAATAATTCTATTCTTCTAA
- a CDS encoding glycogen/starch synthase — protein sequence MDVKNIWFISFESKGIYKVGGLGEVAGSITQALAEKDLNVALVMPSHGVVKDEKLRKSLQLEKVGFVRTYAYGIEYLISVYEGKLGKVKVYLISGGNENAEKILENPVVYADGITEPKAALLARTLDFLYDFSEWIPDIVHINDWHAVPAGIAIRQHTEAKESPMLLLFQIHLYGGKYVSLDYLKEFCGINPEFEMNIWLEGEQREYTFKEIYDMGGGILERIAAYISDVVATVSESYLKKDEGNVLQCIGWHFEDKSTFIYNGCDWFYDKIIANILEKHGEKIREFIGIEDLSQLTRRHLRKYLLEKALGELPESEPIIKDDYLADIVMRLRGPIVNEDGKPLAFGEEGPLVIITGRTSTQKGLDTLIRSIPAVLDYYPNAKFLFLLLPVRGGERLIEEIFAEACKYPNSVRIVYGIVPYIYFLAHVAATVYAAPSRWEPFGIMALESMAVGTPVAASRVGGLSETILDLREHGLNGTGLLVPKDNPEELAKAITSLISLIETENVDELRVLKEKIRYPELKNLLSRDVGRKIRESCLKRIEDFRWIKIADMAIKVYNIAINRRKRCKQ from the coding sequence ATGGATGTAAAAAATATCTGGTTTATATCGTTTGAGAGTAAGGGAATATATAAGGTTGGAGGATTGGGCGAGGTTGCTGGTAGCATTACCCAAGCTCTAGCGGAAAAAGATTTGAACGTGGCGCTGGTAATGCCAAGCCATGGCGTAGTTAAGGATGAAAAGCTTAGGAAGAGCTTGCAGTTGGAGAAAGTTGGCTTCGTGAGAACTTATGCTTATGGAATAGAATATTTAATATCTGTATACGAGGGGAAGCTAGGAAAGGTTAAGGTATACCTAATCTCTGGAGGAAACGAGAACGCGGAGAAAATTCTTGAAAATCCTGTGGTTTATGCCGATGGAATAACAGAGCCAAAGGCAGCGCTCTTAGCCAGAACATTAGATTTTCTCTATGATTTTAGCGAGTGGATACCCGATATAGTCCACATAAACGATTGGCATGCGGTTCCAGCGGGCATCGCTATACGTCAGCATACGGAGGCAAAGGAGTCTCCAATGCTATTGCTTTTCCAAATACACTTATATGGTGGGAAATACGTGAGTTTGGATTATCTTAAAGAATTCTGTGGTATAAATCCTGAGTTTGAAATGAATATCTGGCTTGAAGGAGAACAAAGAGAATATACTTTTAAGGAAATATACGATATGGGTGGAGGAATTTTAGAGCGTATAGCTGCTTACATCAGCGATGTTGTAGCAACTGTAAGCGAATCATATCTTAAAAAAGACGAAGGCAATGTACTTCAATGCATAGGCTGGCATTTCGAGGATAAATCAACTTTCATTTATAATGGCTGCGATTGGTTCTATGATAAAATAATTGCGAATATTTTGGAAAAACATGGAGAAAAGATTAGAGAGTTTATTGGCATCGAAGATTTGTCTCAACTCACGAGGAGACATTTAAGGAAATATCTTCTCGAAAAGGCTCTTGGGGAGTTGCCAGAAAGCGAGCCTATAATAAAAGACGATTACCTGGCGGATATCGTAATGAGGCTTCGCGGTCCAATAGTAAACGAAGATGGAAAACCCTTGGCTTTTGGAGAGGAGGGCCCCCTGGTCATAATAACTGGTAGAACCAGCACTCAAAAAGGTCTAGATACTTTAATCCGCTCAATACCAGCAGTTTTAGATTACTATCCCAATGCAAAGTTTTTGTTTCTACTATTACCTGTTCGAGGCGGCGAGAGACTAATAGAGGAAATTTTTGCAGAGGCCTGCAAATACCCGAATAGCGTGAGAATAGTATATGGTATTGTTCCGTACATATACTTCTTGGCGCACGTAGCAGCAACGGTGTACGCTGCGCCTTCACGATGGGAACCCTTTGGTATAATGGCTTTAGAATCCATGGCTGTAGGCACTCCAGTAGCTGCCTCGCGAGTAGGCGGGTTGAGCGAGACAATACTAGATTTAAGAGAACACGGGCTAAATGGGACTGGTTTATTAGTTCCAAAGGATAATCCTGAAGAGCTTGCAAAAGCTATCACTTCCTTGATTTCTTTAATAGAAACCGAGAACGTTGACGAGCTGAGGGTGCTTAAGGAGAAAATTCGGTATCCTGAATTAAAAAACCTGTTAAGTAGAGATGTCGGGCGGAAAATAAGAGAAAGCTGTTTGAAAAGGATAGAAGATTTTAGATGGATTAAAATAGCAGATATGGCTATAAAGGTATACAACATAGCAATAAATAGGAGGAAACGATGCAAACAATAG
- a CDS encoding amidohydrolase family protein has protein sequence MINVLKFMTKNPAELLKLKDIGILRPGFKADVVLLNRETLKIEKVIIRGECIH, from the coding sequence TTGATAAATGTTTTAAAGTTTATGACAAAAAATCCAGCAGAGCTATTAAAATTGAAAGATATAGGTATATTACGACCTGGATTTAAGGCTGATGTAGTTTTGTTAAACAGGGAGACTTTAAAAATTGAAAAAGTGATAATAAGAGGAGAATGCATTCACTAA
- the ptsP gene encoding phosphoenolpyruvate--protein phosphotransferase, whose protein sequence is MSSYGERMIKGKGIPASPGIVIGEAFLYKKMQVKYRENKESPVIELSRFNAALEETKKQIRELKEKALIEIGEEKAAIFDAHLMILEDPAFTSKVEKYIKEHQLSAEEAVMKATRDIAAIFEAMEDEYMKARAEDIKDLGNQIIDNLTGKPKKLSLSKPSIIVAKELLPSDTVKLQKDYVLGFVTELGGVTSHVSIIARAMGVPAVVAVTGITNLVKNGDLIIVNGYDGTIIVNPRRDVIEYYRKEMERDALQREKYKMVGKLPAVTIDGVKFEVGANIGEPSEVYIALENGADGIGLLRTEFLIMRATAMPSEQIMAKELSKIISKLEDKPVIVRVFDIGGDKPIPCMELPKELNPFLGLRGIRLLLSRKDLFMLQLKAILRNSVKGNVKIMFPMVSLVEEIVEARKIVDSIAEELKSEGVDVGKYEIGMMVETPSAAIMADAFIDYVDFLSIGTNDLTQYTLAVDRTNEHVASLFDHLHPSILKLIKHVVKVAHEHNKWVGVCGEIASDVEAVPILVGLRVDELSVAPLFIPKIKALIRSINYKEAKELALEALKLKTAKDVRKISKAFLEQKVSIS, encoded by the coding sequence ATGAGTTCGTATGGTGAGAGAATGATAAAAGGGAAGGGCATTCCCGCATCTCCAGGCATTGTTATAGGTGAAGCTTTTCTCTACAAGAAAATGCAGGTTAAGTATAGAGAAAATAAAGAAAGCCCAGTTATAGAGCTTTCCAGATTTAACGCAGCACTTGAGGAAACTAAAAAACAAATACGAGAATTGAAAGAAAAGGCTTTAATTGAAATCGGAGAGGAGAAAGCCGCTATTTTTGACGCACATTTAATGATTTTAGAAGATCCAGCTTTCACGAGTAAAGTGGAAAAATACATCAAAGAACACCAGTTATCGGCTGAGGAAGCTGTAATGAAAGCGACAAGGGATATCGCTGCAATATTCGAGGCTATGGAGGACGAGTATATGAAAGCCAGAGCTGAAGATATAAAAGATCTCGGCAACCAGATAATCGACAATCTTACCGGAAAGCCTAAAAAACTATCTCTCAGCAAGCCTTCCATAATAGTTGCGAAAGAGCTTCTGCCATCGGATACTGTAAAATTACAGAAAGATTATGTGTTAGGCTTTGTAACAGAGCTTGGTGGGGTAACTTCGCATGTTTCTATTATTGCCAGAGCAATGGGAGTGCCTGCCGTTGTCGCCGTAACAGGTATAACAAACCTGGTTAAGAACGGCGATCTCATAATTGTTAATGGATACGATGGAACCATTATAGTAAATCCGCGGAGAGACGTGATAGAATACTATAGAAAAGAGATGGAGAGAGATGCTTTACAAAGGGAAAAGTATAAAATGGTGGGTAAATTGCCGGCAGTAACAATTGACGGTGTAAAATTCGAAGTAGGTGCTAATATAGGTGAACCATCTGAAGTTTATATTGCATTGGAAAATGGTGCTGATGGTATAGGATTGCTTCGAACCGAATTCTTGATTATGAGAGCGACAGCTATGCCTTCTGAACAGATAATGGCTAAAGAGCTTTCGAAGATAATTTCTAAACTTGAAGATAAACCAGTTATAGTTCGCGTTTTTGACATTGGAGGCGATAAACCAATTCCATGCATGGAATTGCCTAAAGAGCTTAATCCCTTCTTGGGATTAAGAGGTATAAGGTTGCTTCTATCTCGTAAGGATTTATTTATGCTACAACTAAAGGCTATTTTAAGAAATAGCGTCAAAGGTAATGTTAAAATAATGTTTCCAATGGTGTCTCTAGTCGAGGAAATAGTTGAAGCTAGAAAAATTGTTGATTCCATCGCCGAAGAGCTGAAATCAGAAGGGGTTGACGTTGGCAAATACGAAATTGGCATGATGGTTGAAACGCCTTCAGCTGCTATAATGGCGGACGCCTTCATCGACTATGTTGATTTCCTCAGTATAGGAACGAACGATCTAACTCAATACACGTTGGCTGTCGACAGGACAAATGAACATGTGGCATCGTTGTTTGACCATCTCCATCCATCTATTCTTAAGCTTATAAAGCATGTTGTTAAAGTAGCTCATGAGCATAATAAATGGGTTGGAGTATGCGGAGAGATAGCCAGTGATGTAGAGGCTGTGCCAATTTTAGTCGGGTTACGCGTGGATGAGCTCAGCGTAGCACCGCTGTTTATCCCTAAAATTAAAGCTTTGATAAGATCGATAAATTACAAAGAGGCTAAGGAGCTAGCTTTAGAAGCTTTAAAATTAAAAACGGCCAAGGATGTCAGAAAAATATCCAAGGCATTTTTAGAGCAAAAAGTTAGTATCTCTTAA